The following proteins are encoded in a genomic region of Chryseobacterium culicis:
- a CDS encoding phosphoribosylanthranilate isomerase — protein sequence MNLQPINSNLLPKLKVCGLTKPEQIQELISMRVDFLGFIFYEKSPRYALNHLSLEEISTIDHQGKVGVFVNEEIDIIVKIVQHADLNFVQLHGDESNNFIAELRQKLNPKVGIIKVIRIGNIDSDNKDKIAQTLSSNLQPVTYYLFDTDSKAFGGTGKQFDWNILNDFTIPLPYFLSGGISEENIGNTETLKQRPFALDINSKFETEPGNKDIDRIKKFKNLYQQNR from the coding sequence ATGAACCTGCAACCTATAAACTCAAACCTGCTGCCAAAACTCAAAGTCTGTGGTCTCACAAAACCGGAACAGATTCAGGAATTGATTTCTATGAGGGTAGATTTCCTTGGTTTTATCTTCTATGAAAAATCGCCAAGATATGCTTTGAACCACCTGAGCTTAGAAGAGATATCAACCATTGATCATCAGGGAAAAGTGGGCGTTTTTGTCAATGAAGAAATAGATATCATTGTAAAGATTGTTCAGCACGCAGATTTAAATTTTGTACAGCTTCATGGTGATGAAAGCAATAATTTTATTGCTGAACTAAGACAAAAACTGAATCCTAAGGTTGGAATCATTAAAGTAATTAGAATAGGAAATATTGATTCTGACAACAAAGATAAAATAGCACAAACTCTTTCCTCCAACCTGCAACCTGTTACCTACTACCTATTCGATACTGACAGCAAAGCATTTGGCGGAACGGGAAAACAATTCGACTGGAATATTCTGAATGATTTTACCATTCCTCTGCCCTACTTTTTAAGTGGTGGGATTTCAGAAGAAAATATCGGGAATACAGAAACATTGAAACAGAGGCCTTTTGCTTTAGATATCAATTCAAAATTTGAAACAGAACCTGGAAATAAAGATATTGACAGAATAAAAAAATTCAAAAATCTGTATCAACAGAATAGATAA
- a CDS encoding ClbS/DfsB family four-helix bundle protein, with amino-acid sequence MQSYQDKTELIEELKKRYKLYDQEFNTIKEDEKDLLQQGVDKTPSQNISYQLGWTHLLLQWENDERKGLEVKTPTPDYKWNNLKGLYQSFYNEYGSHSLQQQRELLQNQVNEIIAWIESLDHNTLFTPGQRKWATTPAQWPVWKWIHINTVAPFKNFRTQLRKWKKEKGTE; translated from the coding sequence ATGCAGAGCTATCAGGATAAAACAGAGCTTATTGAGGAACTCAAGAAAAGATATAAGCTCTACGATCAGGAATTTAATACCATCAAGGAAGATGAAAAAGACCTTCTTCAACAGGGAGTTGACAAAACGCCATCGCAAAATATTTCCTATCAGTTAGGATGGACCCATCTGCTTTTACAATGGGAAAATGATGAAAGAAAAGGACTGGAAGTAAAAACACCTACTCCTGACTATAAATGGAATAACCTGAAAGGATTATACCAATCTTTTTATAATGAATATGGTTCTCATAGTTTACAACAGCAAAGAGAACTTCTGCAAAATCAGGTTAATGAAATTATTGCATGGATAGAAAGCCTTGATCACAACACTTTATTCACTCCCGGACAAAGAAAATGGGCAACAACCCCTGCTCAGTGGCCGGTCTGGAAATGGATTCATATCAATACCGTAGCTCCTTTTAAGAATTTCAGGACACAGCTTCGAAAATGGAAAAAAGAAAAAGGTACAGAATAG
- a CDS encoding GNAT family N-acetyltransferase, producing MKYQIKETKDLTENEIEHILKLWDISAWNTMKSAYFRMFFKDSEFHFLMDKDENILAVLRVNFDFTLQIADTAYAFAEAVGLVATHKKKGYGAALVSRFKENVIHRNKETIGFCHSDLRPFYEKCDIEILYDKAKMIKESIGSNWVNSEDDDILIFHTSQERKELLNQLSSQNNAYLITKE from the coding sequence ATGAAGTATCAGATAAAAGAAACAAAAGATTTAACAGAAAATGAGATAGAACATATCTTGAAACTTTGGGATATTTCTGCCTGGAACACCATGAAATCAGCCTATTTCCGGATGTTTTTCAAAGATTCGGAATTTCATTTTCTGATGGATAAAGATGAAAATATATTGGCAGTTTTGAGGGTAAATTTTGATTTTACCTTACAAATAGCAGACACAGCATATGCTTTTGCAGAAGCTGTAGGACTTGTAGCCACTCATAAAAAGAAAGGATATGGTGCAGCGTTGGTGAGCCGTTTCAAGGAAAATGTTATTCATAGAAATAAAGAAACTATTGGTTTTTGCCACTCAGATCTTCGTCCTTTTTATGAAAAATGTGATATAGAAATACTCTATGACAAAGCCAAAATGATCAAAGAAAGTATAGGCTCCAATTGGGTAAATTCTGAAGATGATGATATTTTAATTTTTCATACATCACAGGAAAGAAAAGAACTGCTGAATCAGTTAAGCTCACAAAATAACGCTTATTTAATTACTAAAGAATAA
- the rlmF gene encoding 23S rRNA (adenine(1618)-N(6))-methyltransferase RlmF has translation MSAEKSSLHTRNLHRNPYDFDQLISCVPELKHYVFENAYQTVTINFSIPKAVKLLNKALLLHFYNIKGWDIPDTNLCPPIPGRADYVHYVADLLAEPSDKIPAGNSVKGLDIGTGANLVYPLISHRSYGWTMLGTDINQDSLKNAQNILDQNPDLSSVIQLKHQSNADHIFKNIIGSEDRFTFTMCNPPFHDSEESAMKGNIRKTKNLNKSKKVKPLLNFSGQQSELWCEGGELAFITKMINESALFSSQVLWFTCLVSKKDNLNKLIHLLKKVKAVEVKTIDMAQGQKISRMLAWTFIPQKDRRGWLV, from the coding sequence ATGTCCGCTGAAAAATCCAGTCTGCACACAAGAAATCTGCATCGTAATCCCTATGATTTTGATCAGCTTATTTCTTGTGTGCCGGAACTGAAACACTATGTTTTCGAAAATGCTTATCAGACGGTAACCATTAATTTCAGTATTCCAAAAGCTGTAAAACTGCTCAACAAAGCGCTACTCTTACATTTCTATAACATCAAAGGCTGGGACATTCCCGATACCAATCTTTGTCCTCCCATTCCCGGACGTGCAGATTATGTACATTATGTTGCTGATCTCCTGGCGGAACCATCAGATAAAATCCCTGCAGGAAACTCTGTAAAAGGGTTGGATATAGGAACCGGAGCCAATCTTGTGTATCCTTTAATCAGTCACAGGTCTTATGGGTGGACGATGCTGGGAACCGATATTAATCAGGATTCTCTGAAAAATGCTCAGAATATTTTGGATCAAAACCCGGATCTTTCCTCTGTTATTCAGTTAAAACATCAATCAAATGCTGATCATATCTTTAAAAATATCATAGGTTCTGAAGACAGATTTACCTTTACGATGTGCAATCCTCCTTTTCATGATTCTGAAGAGTCTGCAATGAAAGGGAACATCAGGAAAACAAAAAATCTTAATAAATCAAAGAAGGTTAAACCTTTGCTAAACTTTAGTGGTCAGCAATCTGAACTATGGTGTGAAGGAGGTGAATTGGCCTTTATTACTAAAATGATTAACGAAAGTGCATTATTTTCATCTCAGGTTCTTTGGTTCACGTGTCTGGTGTCTAAAAAAGACAATCTCAATAAACTGATTCATCTTTTAAAGAAAGTAAAAGCCGTAGAAGTGAAAACGATTGATATGGCTCAGGGACAAAAGATAAGCAGAATGCTGGCCTGGACATTTATTCCTCAGAAGGATAGAAGAGGGTGGCTTGTATAA
- a CDS encoding anthranilate synthase component II: MNNNINTQQPPLKVLVFDNYDSFTYNLVQIIERILDQKVDVVRNDEITLAEIDQYDKIILSPGPGIPEEAGILLELIKEYAPTKSILGVCLGQQAIAEAFGGSLINLSEIFHGVATTTELTKEDIKLFKGLSSGLEVGRYHSWAVNPEDFPEELEVTAVDKDGMIMALQHKTYDVHGVQFHPESILTPEGEVIIKNFLV, from the coding sequence ATGAACAACAATATAAACACTCAGCAGCCACCGCTTAAAGTTCTCGTTTTCGACAACTATGACAGCTTTACCTATAACCTTGTCCAGATTATTGAAAGAATTCTGGATCAAAAAGTAGACGTGGTAAGAAATGATGAAATAACCCTTGCAGAGATTGATCAATATGATAAAATCATTCTTTCTCCAGGGCCCGGAATTCCTGAAGAAGCAGGCATTTTATTAGAGCTGATTAAAGAATACGCTCCTACAAAAAGTATTCTTGGCGTATGTCTCGGACAACAGGCTATTGCGGAAGCTTTCGGAGGAAGTTTAATCAACCTGTCTGAAATCTTCCACGGAGTAGCTACAACTACTGAGCTGACAAAAGAAGACATCAAACTTTTCAAAGGTTTAAGTTCCGGATTGGAAGTAGGAAGGTATCACAGCTGGGCCGTCAATCCTGAAGATTTTCCGGAAGAACTGGAAGTTACTGCTGTAGATAAAGACGGAATGATCATGGCCTTGCAGCACAAAACGTATGATGTACATGGAGTACAGTTTCACCCTGAAAGCATCTTAACGCCCGAAGGAGAAGTAATCATTAAAAATTTCCTTGTGTAA
- the lysS gene encoding lysine--tRNA ligase, with protein sequence MQLSEQEIIRREKLNKLTEMGINAFPADEYTITDTTESIKQDFSESKQVKIAGRLMSRRIQGKASFAELQDSKGKIQVYFNRDEICPGEDKELYNEVYKHLLDIGDIIGIEGELFTTQVGEKTVLVKNFVLLTKALRPLPQAKTDENGVVHDGFTDPELRYRQRYVDLTVNPQVKEIFVKRTKMFNAMRTFFNDAGYFEVETPILQSIPGGAAAKPFITHHNALDIPLYLRIANELYLKRLIVGGFDGVYEFSKNFRNEGMDRTHNPEFTAMEIYVAYKDYNWMMDFTEKLLEFCATQVNGNSESTFGEHTINWKAPYPRVSMTEAILKYTGFDITGKTEKELYDFAKSIGIEVNETMGKGKLIDEIFGEKCEGNFIQPTFITDYPIEMSPLTKKHRSKEGLTERFELMVCGKEIANAYSELNDPIDQRERFEAQMALSERGDDEAMFIDQDFLRALEYGMPPTSGLGIGMDRLIMFLTNNASIQEVLFFPQMRPEKAVPQIELGEDEKVILEILNSQEEAMSLAEVKERSQLSGKKWDKASKTLTKNNIVKVEKIDENLLMKLA encoded by the coding sequence ATGCAATTATCAGAACAAGAAATCATTAGAAGAGAAAAGCTGAATAAGCTTACTGAAATGGGGATTAATGCGTTCCCTGCGGATGAGTATACCATTACAGATACTACAGAATCTATAAAACAGGACTTTTCTGAAAGTAAACAGGTGAAGATCGCTGGTAGATTGATGTCCCGCAGAATTCAAGGTAAGGCTTCTTTTGCTGAATTGCAGGATTCTAAAGGAAAAATCCAGGTTTACTTCAACAGAGACGAGATCTGTCCGGGTGAAGATAAAGAACTCTATAATGAAGTATACAAACACCTTTTGGATATCGGAGATATTATCGGTATTGAAGGAGAATTGTTTACGACTCAGGTAGGAGAGAAGACGGTTTTAGTAAAAAACTTTGTTCTTCTTACGAAGGCATTACGTCCTCTACCTCAGGCTAAAACTGACGAAAACGGTGTTGTACACGACGGATTTACAGATCCTGAATTAAGATACAGACAGCGTTATGTAGATTTGACGGTAAATCCACAGGTTAAAGAAATTTTCGTGAAGAGAACAAAAATGTTCAATGCTATGAGAACCTTCTTTAATGATGCAGGATATTTTGAGGTGGAAACCCCTATTCTACAGTCAATCCCTGGTGGAGCTGCAGCAAAACCGTTTATCACGCACCACAATGCACTGGATATTCCATTATATTTAAGAATTGCCAATGAATTATATCTGAAAAGATTGATCGTAGGTGGTTTTGATGGAGTATATGAGTTCTCTAAAAACTTCAGAAATGAAGGAATGGACAGAACTCACAATCCAGAGTTTACCGCTATGGAAATCTATGTAGCTTACAAAGATTACAACTGGATGATGGATTTCACTGAGAAATTATTGGAATTCTGTGCTACTCAGGTTAATGGAAATTCAGAATCTACTTTTGGTGAACACACCATCAATTGGAAAGCTCCTTATCCAAGAGTTTCTATGACAGAAGCGATCCTGAAATATACAGGATTTGATATCACAGGAAAGACAGAGAAGGAATTATATGATTTTGCAAAGTCTATCGGTATCGAAGTAAACGAGACGATGGGGAAAGGAAAACTGATTGATGAGATCTTCGGTGAGAAATGTGAAGGAAACTTCATTCAGCCGACTTTCATTACGGATTATCCGATCGAAATGTCTCCACTGACAAAGAAACACAGAAGCAAAGAAGGCTTAACAGAGCGTTTTGAATTAATGGTATGTGGTAAAGAAATCGCAAACGCCTATTCAGAGCTTAATGATCCTATCGATCAGAGAGAGCGTTTTGAAGCACAGATGGCTTTATCTGAAAGAGGAGATGATGAAGCAATGTTCATCGATCAGGACTTCTTAAGAGCATTGGAATACGGTATGCCACCAACTTCAGGATTAGGAATCGGTATGGACAGATTAATCATGTTCTTAACGAACAATGCCTCTATCCAGGAAGTATTATTCTTCCCTCAGATGAGACCTGAAAAAGCAGTTCCACAGATTGAATTAGGTGAAGATGAAAAAGTAATCCTTGAAATCCTTAATTCTCAGGAAGAAGCAATGTCTTTAGCTGAAGTAAAGGAAAGAAGCCAGTTATCCGGTAAAAAATGGGATAAAGCTTCCAAAACTTTGACAAAGAATAATATTGTGAAAGTAGAGAAGATTGACGAAAATCTTTTGATGAAATTAGCTTAA
- the trpC gene encoding indole-3-glycerol phosphate synthase TrpC, with translation MTILDKIIERKNEEIASAKSRISLDQLKDTQSFGRSTYSLKESIKNKSGIIAEFKRQSPSKGIINNSVEPLEVVSAYENFGASGISILTDNDFFGGNFNDILSVRNDIKIPILRKDFMIDEYQFYEAKSIGADVILLIASCLSPAQVEEFTALAHELKMEVLLEIHTEDELKHFNSKIDLVGINNRNLKDFKVDLQHSVQLKNQLPKEVLSVAESGIYSLEDFKFLKEKGFDGFLMGEYFMKNTNPASAFEEFASQI, from the coding sequence ATGACTATACTGGATAAAATTATTGAACGAAAAAATGAGGAAATTGCATCAGCAAAATCACGCATTTCTCTTGACCAATTAAAAGACACTCAATCTTTTGGAAGATCAACCTATTCTCTGAAAGAATCCATCAAAAATAAAAGTGGAATTATCGCTGAATTTAAAAGACAGTCTCCTTCAAAAGGAATCATTAACAATAGTGTAGAACCTTTGGAAGTGGTTTCAGCTTACGAAAATTTTGGAGCCAGCGGAATTTCCATCCTGACTGACAATGATTTTTTTGGAGGAAACTTCAACGATATTCTTAGCGTAAGGAATGATATTAAAATTCCTATCCTGCGAAAAGATTTTATGATTGATGAATATCAGTTTTATGAAGCCAAGAGTATAGGTGCAGATGTCATTTTACTGATTGCATCCTGCCTTTCACCTGCTCAGGTAGAAGAATTCACAGCACTTGCCCATGAGCTGAAAATGGAAGTTTTACTGGAAATTCATACCGAAGATGAGCTAAAACATTTCAACTCAAAAATTGATCTGGTAGGCATAAACAATCGAAACCTTAAGGATTTCAAAGTTGATCTTCAACATTCCGTTCAGCTAAAAAATCAGCTTCCAAAAGAAGTATTATCGGTAGCAGAAAGTGGGATTTACAGTCTTGAAGATTTTAAATTTTTAAAGGAAAAAGGATTTGACGGCTTCCTGATGGGAGAGTATTTCATGAAAAATACAAATCCGGCCAGCGCTTTTGAAGAATTTGCTTCTCAAATTTAA
- a CDS encoding c-type cytochrome: protein MKKILLAGAFGLMIISCSKKENTAEVAASSETAAVSEPAKTNLSGDQIMETLDCSGCHSVNERMIGPSYKEIAGKYSEKDTELLASKIIEGGSGVWGSVPMAAHPQVSKEDAKKMVEYILSQKK, encoded by the coding sequence ATGAAAAAAATACTTTTAGCAGGAGCTTTTGGTCTTATGATCATTTCCTGTTCTAAAAAAGAAAATACAGCAGAAGTGGCGGCTTCTTCTGAGACAGCTGCTGTTTCAGAGCCGGCAAAAACCAATCTTTCAGGTGATCAGATCATGGAAACATTGGATTGCTCGGGATGCCACTCTGTGAATGAGAGAATGATAGGACCTTCTTATAAGGAAATTGCAGGAAAGTATTCTGAAAAGGATACCGAATTGCTGGCTTCCAAAATTATTGAAGGCGGAAGTGGAGTTTGGGGAAGTGTGCCTATGGCTGCCCATCCACAGGTATCTAAAGAAGATGCCAAAAAAATGGTGGAATATATTTTAAGTCAGAAGAAGTAA
- a CDS encoding anthranilate synthase component I family protein — protein MFTDTITIKTVSKKTLGDLHTPMNIYLKIRDKFRDTILLESSDSKSIDNNFSFIAVNAIAGIEVKNLNEFEIKLPASAPVKQLINERNITDIFEDFRNTFKCEETHDPIEQTAQSLFGYTSFEAVQFFENIHLKEQSKEVEIPVLRYRLYQYVIAINHFNDEMYIIENFIKDVKSELHLLENLIKNQNTPVYPFEKTSEETSNITDEDYIELVKTAQKHCMRGDVFQLVLSRRFEQKFKGDEFNVYRALRNINPSPYLFYFDYGNYKLFGSSPESQLIIKNNKAIIHPIAGTSKRTGNLETDLEAIEVLKADPKENAEHTMLVDLARNDLGKLGKNVTVTKLKEIQLFSHVIHMVSEVTADVANDINPLEMVSATFPQGTLSGAPKHKALQLINEYEKDSRGYYGGCIGIIGLNGTCNQAIMIRTFLSKNNTLFYQAGAGLVAKSVPENELQEVNNKLNALKKAVEKAEKIVEK, from the coding sequence ATGTTTACTGACACAATTACAATAAAAACTGTTTCGAAAAAAACACTGGGAGACCTTCATACTCCCATGAACATTTATCTTAAAATCAGAGATAAATTCAGGGATACCATTCTTCTGGAAAGCTCAGATTCAAAAAGTATTGACAATAATTTTTCCTTTATCGCAGTGAATGCCATTGCCGGAATTGAAGTGAAGAACCTCAACGAATTTGAAATTAAGCTTCCTGCTTCTGCTCCCGTAAAGCAATTGATTAATGAGCGAAATATCACGGATATATTTGAAGACTTCCGTAATACTTTTAAATGTGAAGAAACTCATGATCCTATAGAACAAACTGCACAGAGCCTTTTTGGATACACAAGCTTCGAAGCAGTACAGTTTTTTGAAAACATTCATCTTAAAGAGCAAAGCAAGGAAGTTGAAATTCCTGTTTTGAGATACAGATTATACCAATATGTAATTGCGATCAACCATTTCAATGATGAAATGTATATCATTGAAAATTTTATTAAAGATGTAAAATCTGAACTTCATCTTTTAGAAAACCTTATTAAAAATCAGAATACTCCGGTTTATCCTTTCGAAAAAACGAGTGAGGAAACCTCTAATATTACAGACGAAGATTATATTGAACTGGTAAAAACAGCCCAGAAACATTGTATGCGCGGTGATGTCTTCCAGCTGGTTCTAAGCAGAAGATTTGAGCAGAAATTCAAAGGAGATGAATTCAATGTTTACCGTGCCTTGAGAAACATCAATCCTTCTCCTTACCTTTTCTATTTTGATTACGGAAATTATAAACTATTCGGATCAAGCCCTGAAAGCCAGTTAATCATCAAAAACAATAAAGCTATTATCCACCCTATTGCCGGAACCTCTAAAAGAACAGGAAATCTGGAAACGGATCTTGAGGCTATCGAAGTTTTAAAAGCTGATCCTAAAGAAAATGCAGAACACACCATGCTGGTTGACCTGGCAAGAAATGATCTTGGTAAACTTGGAAAAAATGTTACAGTAACTAAGCTTAAAGAAATCCAGCTGTTCTCTCACGTTATTCATATGGTAAGTGAAGTGACCGCAGATGTGGCGAATGATATCAACCCTCTTGAAATGGTTTCTGCCACCTTCCCTCAGGGAACACTCAGTGGAGCTCCCAAACATAAAGCGCTCCAACTGATCAATGAATATGAGAAAGATTCCCGTGGCTATTACGGAGGCTGTATTGGAATCATCGGATTGAATGGCACCTGCAACCAGGCTATTATGATCAGAACATTTTTAAGCAAAAACAACACTTTATTTTATCAGGCGGGTGCCGGTCTTGTCGCAAAATCAGTTCCTGAAAATGAATTGCAGGAAGTTAATAATAAACTGAATGCACTCAAAAAAGCAGTGGAAAAAGCAGAAAAAATAGTTGAAAAATAG
- a CDS encoding cupin domain-containing protein has protein sequence MTKKNVLSTAFVALLSSLLLSCDNSSNDPHSEYSDKIESVTLLKTTKSWDGTVYPAYPTTQPEISILKIAVPPNKALDWHKHPIINAAYVEKGEIQIERKEDGKTQWVRKGQVLPEMVNIAHRGKTGDKGATLIVFYSGTPDIPLSEPVK, from the coding sequence ATGACCAAAAAAAATGTATTAAGTACAGCGTTTGTTGCTCTACTTTCTTCCCTCCTTCTTTCATGTGATAACTCATCAAACGATCCTCATTCAGAATATTCTGATAAAATTGAATCGGTAACGCTTTTAAAAACAACAAAGTCGTGGGATGGAACGGTGTATCCGGCTTATCCCACAACACAGCCTGAAATATCAATTCTGAAGATTGCAGTTCCTCCCAACAAAGCTCTGGATTGGCATAAGCACCCTATCATTAATGCAGCTTATGTAGAAAAAGGAGAAATCCAGATCGAGAGAAAAGAAGACGGCAAAACACAATGGGTAAGAAAAGGCCAGGTTCTTCCTGAAATGGTCAACATTGCCCACAGAGGAAAAACCGGAGATAAAGGAGCAACCCTGATTGTTTTCTACAGCGGAACTCCTGATATTCCTTTGTCTGAACCCGTAAAATAG
- the trpD gene encoding anthranilate phosphoribosyltransferase translates to MKEILQYLFNHNTLSKSEAKAMMIEIAQNKFNAAEVTAFMSVFLMRNITLKELEGFREALLQMAVPVNIDANDAIDIVGTGGDGKDTINISTLASFVVAGAGQKVTKHGNYGASTITGSSNVLEELGYQFKNTSEQLNEDLERANICFLHAPYFHPALQSVGLLRKSLGLRTFFNLLGPLVNPAKPKYSMIGVYNLEIARIYQYLLQKEDREFILVHGLDGYDEISLTDDSKIITKNGEEIYSAEDLGFHPVTLEDIKAGESTQETAKIFMNILEGKGTEQQNSVILANASVALYNTHKFGTYEDCLLLAKESLQSGKALNSFTLLIN, encoded by the coding sequence ATGAAAGAAATACTGCAATACTTGTTCAACCATAATACCCTGTCAAAATCAGAAGCCAAAGCGATGATGATTGAGATTGCACAGAATAAATTCAATGCTGCAGAAGTGACTGCCTTCATGAGTGTTTTCCTGATGCGAAATATCACATTGAAAGAACTGGAAGGCTTTAGGGAAGCTTTGTTACAAATGGCTGTTCCAGTAAATATTGATGCAAATGATGCCATTGATATTGTAGGAACCGGAGGTGACGGAAAAGACACCATCAATATATCAACATTAGCAAGTTTTGTAGTGGCCGGAGCCGGACAGAAAGTAACCAAACATGGAAATTACGGAGCTTCTACCATTACAGGTTCATCCAATGTACTGGAGGAGCTGGGATATCAGTTCAAAAACACTTCAGAACAACTGAATGAGGATCTTGAAAGAGCTAATATCTGCTTTTTACATGCTCCTTATTTTCACCCTGCATTACAATCAGTAGGACTGTTGAGAAAATCTCTGGGACTAAGAACATTCTTTAATCTTTTAGGCCCGTTAGTCAATCCTGCAAAACCAAAATATTCCATGATTGGGGTGTATAATCTGGAAATTGCAAGGATTTATCAATATCTCCTTCAAAAAGAAGATCGTGAGTTTATTCTTGTACATGGTCTTGACGGATATGATGAAATAAGCCTTACAGATGACAGTAAAATCATTACAAAAAACGGGGAAGAAATTTATTCTGCAGAAGATTTAGGCTTCCATCCTGTAACGCTGGAAGATATTAAAGCCGGGGAATCTACTCAGGAAACGGCAAAAATATTTATGAATATTCTGGAAGGAAAAGGTACAGAACAGCAGAACTCTGTGATTCTTGCCAATGCGTCAGTAGCCCTTTACAACACGCATAAATTCGGAACCTATGAAGACTGTCTTCTTTTAGCTAAGGAAAGTCTGCAAAGCGGAAAAGCATTAAACAGTTTTACTCTTTTAATTAATTAG
- a CDS encoding cytochrome d ubiquinol oxidase subunit II: MIYIVIGFLWLSICLYIILGGADFGAGIVELFTHKKARNKTQEIMYESIAPVWEANHMWLIIAIVILFVGFPEIYTTMSTYLHIPLVLMLLGIIARGTAFTFRHYDAVKDNWQVLYTQIFYYASLLTPFFLGLIAAATVSHSINPDAVGFLDLYVFSWLNWFGVSVGLFTVALCAYLASIFSLRETRDKADLLLMIRKSKQTMIFVVITGILVFVTAYISDIPLLMWVFSKPLGIMAIAFATIALLLILRAMNRQKLLPVRALAGFQMVMILVAATYQHNPDIILLGNGQHLSLLEHMAPPKTIAALGWALMLGSLFILPFLFYLMASFSKLRK, encoded by the coding sequence ATGATCTACATTGTAATAGGTTTTCTCTGGCTATCTATCTGTCTTTATATTATTCTGGGAGGTGCTGATTTTGGAGCGGGAATTGTAGAGCTTTTCACTCATAAAAAAGCCAGAAATAAGACTCAGGAAATCATGTATGAGTCTATTGCTCCTGTATGGGAAGCCAATCATATGTGGCTGATCATTGCCATTGTAATTCTCTTTGTAGGGTTCCCCGAAATCTATACGACCATGTCTACCTATCTTCACATTCCTTTGGTTTTGATGCTTTTGGGGATTATCGCGAGAGGAACAGCATTTACGTTCAGACATTACGATGCAGTAAAGGACAACTGGCAGGTTCTGTACACCCAGATCTTCTATTATGCGAGTCTTTTAACCCCTTTCTTTTTGGGATTAATTGCTGCAGCAACTGTTTCACATTCTATCAATCCTGATGCTGTAGGTTTTCTGGATTTGTATGTTTTCAGCTGGCTGAACTGGTTTGGAGTTTCTGTAGGTTTGTTTACTGTAGCGCTTTGTGCCTATCTTGCTTCTATCTTTTCATTAAGAGAAACCCGTGATAAGGCAGATCTTTTATTAATGATCAGAAAATCCAAACAGACGATGATCTTCGTTGTGATTACAGGAATTCTGGTATTTGTGACCGCTTATATTTCGGATATTCCTCTTTTGATGTGGGTATTTTCCAAACCTTTGGGGATTATGGCGATTGCCTTTGCAACGATTGCCTTATTGCTTATTTTAAGAGCGATGAACCGTCAGAAATTACTTCCTGTACGTGCTTTGGCAGGATTTCAAATGGTGATGATTTTAGTAGCTGCTACGTATCAGCACAATCCGGATATTATTTTATTAGGAAACGGACAGCATCTTTCATTATTGGAGCATATGGCGCCGCCAAAAACTATTGCAGCATTGGGATGGGCTTTGATGCTCGGTTCATTATTTATCCTGCCGTTTTTATTTTATCTGATGGCTTCTTTCAGTAAGTTGAGAAAATAG